A section of the Polyangia bacterium genome encodes:
- a CDS encoding glycosyltransferase, which translates to MTAAPGVPTVLFLVDGLGLSGKTKAMVDLVCGLDPARYQPAVACFDKERSPLLEPLIKKHVPLFEIPCPDGLNVGVMVRLGKVMRETKPTVVHCYNPRTMLYGGIVARTLGIKAVVGSLSAFACLTPDQRYDFLPQKLFTTSRRNRLRNQLVARLMGAVVTVARSLGERFCRFNGIDTARLRVVSYGVDLSRFDKVSDAEVAAFRKSIGVPEGAVVVGSVGRLVEQKDYPTQLRALAHALKAAPQLWMVVAGDGPLRGELEALAAALGIGQRMKFIGHCSTVPVLLRSLEIFVLASKFEPYGVAILEAKAAGAAIAATNVNELPELVVDGQMGLLSPAGDAPAMGENFVRLAGDAALRRTLGKNAAADAFNRHSLAAAIDGYQSIYDDVRRIHSHQSGRAPRAAA; encoded by the coding sequence GTGACCGCGGCGCCGGGCGTCCCCACCGTCTTGTTTCTGGTCGACGGCCTGGGACTGTCCGGCAAGACCAAAGCGATGGTGGACCTGGTGTGCGGGCTTGATCCCGCGCGCTATCAACCGGCGGTGGCCTGCTTTGACAAGGAACGCAGCCCGCTGCTGGAACCGCTGATCAAAAAACACGTCCCGCTGTTCGAGATCCCCTGCCCCGACGGCTTGAACGTCGGCGTGATGGTCCGTCTGGGCAAGGTGATGCGCGAGACCAAGCCGACGGTGGTTCACTGTTACAACCCGCGGACAATGTTGTATGGCGGGATCGTCGCCCGCACGCTGGGCATCAAGGCCGTGGTGGGATCGCTGAGCGCGTTCGCCTGCCTGACGCCCGACCAGCGTTATGATTTTCTGCCGCAGAAGTTGTTCACGACCTCGCGGCGCAACCGCCTGCGCAACCAGCTGGTGGCGCGTTTGATGGGAGCGGTGGTGACGGTGGCGCGGTCGCTGGGCGAGCGGTTTTGCCGCTTCAACGGCATCGACACTGCCCGCCTGCGCGTCGTTTCGTACGGCGTGGATCTGTCACGGTTCGACAAGGTCTCCGACGCCGAGGTGGCCGCCTTCCGAAAGTCGATCGGCGTGCCGGAGGGCGCGGTGGTGGTCGGCAGCGTCGGGCGGCTGGTCGAACAGAAGGACTACCCGACCCAGCTGCGCGCCCTGGCCCACGCTTTGAAAGCGGCGCCACAGCTGTGGATGGTGGTGGCGGGCGACGGCCCGCTGCGCGGCGAGCTGGAGGCACTGGCGGCGGCGCTGGGAATCGGCCAGCGGATGAAATTCATCGGACATTGTTCCACCGTGCCGGTGCTGCTGCGGTCGCTGGAGATCTTCGTCCTGGCGTCGAAGTTCGAACCGTACGGCGTGGCCATCCTGGAGGCGAAAGCGGCCGGCGCGGCCATCGCCGCCACCAACGTCAACGAGCTGCCCGAGCTGGTGGTCGACGGCCAGATGGGCCTTCTGTCGCCGGCCGGAGACGCCCCGGCGATGGGCGAAAACTTCGTGCGGCTGGCCGGCGACGCCGCTCTTCGGCGGACGCTGGGGAAGAACGCCGCCGCCGATGCGTTCAACCGTCACAGCTTGGCGGCCGCCATCGATGGCTATCAATCGATCTATGATGACGTCCGCCGGATTCATTCCCATCAGTCAGGGCGCGCCCCGCGCGCCGCAGCCTAA